In Primulina eburnea isolate SZY01 chromosome 3, ASM2296580v1, whole genome shotgun sequence, one DNA window encodes the following:
- the LOC140827424 gene encoding putative late blight resistance protein homolog R1C-3, whose protein sequence is MAFAALGSLCHITVQILDFDLCFFPFTKEKIESFQETIVSLTEFLDKCPPICSQRVQDLITEIRDASYEAEDILESHIATHFLRIDGSDSYQRMKRFPEYNSFELIKERLESISIEVRKIQLDGKNDVQELRISARAGSLRPASVQNNSNKVALDKDLEMRLMEQLVGGCSKICVIPIVGMAGIGKTTIARILYDSQLIKETFHVCGWSVVSQLYDIQDIVIDILEVFGTPLHGEKNVEQHLYQSLWGRKYLIVLDDVWDIQAWDDIKRLFPDDNNGSRIILTTRDSNVAAYANSLDTYHEMQILSEDMSWNLLRQEIFLQKNCPPELVEIGKEIASQCQGLPLALSAIGGHLKKEQQTEEYWKYVSENISSVLKTTNDPSLEILTLSYNYLPHYLKGCFLYLGSFQEDCAISVFKLVRLWVAEGFVDPWSDSMEEAKECLHP, encoded by the exons atggcgTTTGCTGCTCTTGGGTCCCTTTGCCATATTACAGTTcagattcttgattttgatctGTGCTTCTTCCCTTTCACAAAGGAAAAAATCGAGTCTTTTCAAGAAACTATTGTTTCTTTAACGGAATTTCTTGATAAGTGCCCACCTATTTGCAGCCAAAGAGTCCAAGATTTGATTACAGAAATCAGAGATGCATCATATGAAGCGGAAGACATCCTCGAGTCTCACATAGCAACTCACTTCCTTCGAATAGATGGAAGCGATAGTTATCAGAGAATGAAGAGATTTCCTGAATATAATAGCTTCGAACTAATCAAAGAACGGCTTGAATCGATTAGCATAGAGGTGAGGAAGATTCAGCTTGATGGGAAGAATGACGTACAGGAGCTGAGAATTTCAGCTCGTGCTGGTTCCTTGAGGCCGGCTTCGGTACAAAATAACTCCAATAAGGTGGCACTAGACAAAGATTTGGAGATGAGACTGATGGAACAACTTGTAGGAGGATGTTCCAAAATCTGTGTCATTCCGATTGTTGGTATGGCCGGGATTGGTAAGACGACTATCGCTAGAATCTTGTATGATAGTCAACTGATCAAGGAGACTTTTCATGTTTGTGGTTGGAGTGTAGTATCTCAATTATATGATATTCAGGATATTGTTATTGACATTCTAGAAGTCTTTGGGACACCTTTACATGGAGAAAAGAATGTCGAACAACATCTATATCAAAGTTTATGGGGCAGAAAGTATTTGATTGTATTAGATGATGTTTGGGATATACAGGCCTGGGATGACATAAAAAGGCTATTTCCGGACGACAATAATGGTAGTCGAATCATATTGACTACTAGGGATTCAAATGTGGCTGCGTATGCCAACTCTTTAGACACTTATCATGAAATGCAGATTCTAAGTGAGGATATGAGTTGGAATCTACTCCGTCAAGAGATTTTTCTACAAAAGAATTGCCCACCTGAACTGGTTGAAATTGGAAAGGAGATTGCAAGTCAATGCCAAGGTCTTCCTCTAGCGCTATCTGCCATTGGTGGACATCTCAAAAAGGAGCAGCAGACAGAAGAATACTGGAAGTATGTTTCTGAAAATATAAGTTCTGTCTTAAAGACCACTAATGATCCGTCATTGGAGATACTAACTTTAAGTTATAACTACTTGCCTCATTATTTAAAAGGATGCTTCCTTTATTTAGGATCTTTTCAAGAAGATTGTGCCATAAGTGTTTTTAAACTTGTTAGATTGTGGGTTGCTGAGGGATTTGTAGACCCATGGTCGGATAGCATGGAAGAG GCCAAAGAGTGTTTACATCCATGA
- the LOC140827776 gene encoding LOW QUALITY PROTEIN: putative late blight resistance protein homolog R1C-3 (The sequence of the model RefSeq protein was modified relative to this genomic sequence to represent the inferred CDS: deleted 2 bases in 1 codon): protein MAYAALLSLSQTLEQILDSDPYFFPCAKEKIESFHETIASLMVFLDNCPPTICNQKVNNLITQIRDSAYEAEDVFESPVATHFLHKYESESYEKLGMLPRSLEKMMEDIQSVKSEVQNFHRKRNGVLEQRIQTLTDSSTQLVSGLKALTQVLVSDPFIFPFAKEKLVTSCKKASASLRAFLYDFPPISSQKVHALMKQIIDSTDDALDVFISLLVTGLPQKYGSDRYEKFKMFPQSLEKVMEAFESIEKEVNGIHEQRIPTLVSSSRPASRGNTTTNMVALDSNLEMKLLDELVGGRSNTDILPIVGMGGIGKTTLARILYNSQLIKESFDIRGWVTISQTYNVREIVLGLLEDIEVPLDEERDAAQQIYQSLYDRKYLIVLDDVWHEQAWNDIKKIFPDNNNGSRIILTSRHSEVAAYVNSYSTYHEIQLLNEDSSWSLLRREIFLQNDCPPELIGIGKKIARQCQGLPLAISAIGGHLRKDELTEEYWRYVSESVSLVLKTNNDPSLEILTLSYNYLPHHLKACFLYFGSFQEDAAIYVSRIENCGLPRDVKPSRSNSMEEVAKEYLRDVIERNLIFVHEYDSFGKPKICGIHDLFRDICIREGKKEKFLCVLNRNIIPFDMSEINSQRRLILSPNMKEHDESAYCHIDSFSAIHSLICHGDDTSSKIKLPSRMLKVLIVRLTATKFPGEILELINLKYLELGCVFRIPSSISRLKNLQTLISQVVHIKSMPSEIWEMSQLRHLLVLGFHLPDIPDVRGKGTILKNLQKLSEIINFRSMHEVFTRIPNLKKLKIAYDCNAAGFKFNTLENLVSLRELESLCCKFNFVTKDNILAKLAFPLSLKKLVLKGCQIPWDQMTIIGVLPNLEVLKLSRATVGYCWETNDEEFKQLKFLLIHDSHLVNWKTETDHFPSLQHLIL from the exons ATGGCGTATGCTGCTCTTTTGTCTCTTTCGCAAACTTTGGAGCAGATTCTTGATTCTGATCCATACTTCTTCCCTTGTGCTAAAGAAAAAATCGAGTCTTTTCACGAAACCATAGCTTCTTTAATGGTCTTTCTTGATAATTGCCCACCAACAATTTGCAACCAAAAGGTCAATAATTTGATAACCCAAATCAGGGATTCGGCCTATGAAGCAGAAGACGTGTTCGAATCTCCCGTAGCAACTCACTTTCTGCACAAGTATGAAAGTGAGAGTTATGAAAAACTCGGAATGCTTCCTCGGAGCTTGGAGAAAATGATGGAAGATATCCAATCGGTGAAAAGTGAAGTCCAGAATTTTCATCGTAAGAGAAATGGGGTGCTCGAGCAAAGGATTCAGACTCTTACTGATTCATCAACGCAGCTTGTGTCTGGCTTAAAAGCTTTAACGCAGGTTCTTGTTTCTGATCCATTCATTTTTCCTTTCGCTAAGGAGAAACTAGTCACTTCTTGTAAAAAAGCTAGTGCTTCTTTAAGAGCCTTTCTTTATGATTTCCCACCTATTAGCTCCCAAAAGGTCCATGCTTTGATGAAGCAAATTATAGATTCAACCGATGATGCACTTGACGTTTTTATATCTCTCTTAGTAACTGGCTTGCCGCAGAAGTATGGAAGTGATAGATATGAGAAATTCAAAATGTTTCCTCAGAGCTTGGAAAAAGTGATGGAAGCTTTCGAATCGATAGAGAAGGAAGTGAATGGGATACACGAGCAGAGGATTCCGACTCTTGTTAGTTCATCGAGGCCAGCCTCGAGGGGCAATACAACAACCAATATGGTGGCACTAGACAGTAATCTGGAGATGAAACTATTGGATGAACTTGTAGGAGGACGATCCAACACAGACATCCTCCCGATTGTTGGCATGGGTGGGATTGGTAAGACTACCCTCGCTAGGATCTTGTACAATAGTCAACTGATCAAGGAGTCTTTTGATATTCGTGGTTGGGTTACGATATCTCAAACATATAATGTAAGGGAAATTGTTTTAGGCCTTCTGGAAGATATTGAGGTACCTTTGGATGAAGAACGTGATGCTGCGCAACAAATATATCAAAGTTTATATGATAGAAAATATTTGATTGTATTAGATGATGTTTGGCATGAACAGGCCTGGAATGACATTAAAAAGATATTTCCGGATAACAATAATGGTAGCCGAATCATATTGACAAGTAGACATTCAGAAGTGGCAGCATATGTCAACTCTTATAGCACTTATCATGAGATTCAACTTTTAAATGAGGATTCGAGTTGGAGTCTACTCCGTCGAGAGATATTCCTGCAAAACGATTGCCCACCCGAACTAATTGGAATTGGAAAGAAGATTGCTAGACAATGCCAAGGTCTTCCTCTAGCAATATCTGCCATTGGTGGACATCTTAGAAAGGACGAGCTAACAGAAGAATATTGGAGATATGTTTCCGAAAGTGTAAGTTTGGTCTTAAAGACTAATAATGATCCATCCTTAGAGATATTAACTTTAAGTTATAACTACTTGCCTCATCATTTGAAAGCATGTTTCCTTTATTTTGGATCCTTCCAAGAAGATGCTGCAATATATGTGTCTAGAATTGAAAACTGTGGGTTGCCGAGGGAT GTAAAGCCAAGCAGATCAAATAGCATGGAAGAGGTTGCAAAAGAGTACTTACGAGATGTTATTGAAAGAAACCTTATTTTTGTGCATGAATATGATTCATTTGGGAAACCAAAGATATGTGGCATCCATGATCTGTTTAGAGACATATGCATCAGGGAGGGTAAAAAGGAAAAGTTTCTTTGTGTCTTGAATAGGAACATTATACCCTTTGATATGTCGGAAATAAATAGCCAACGACGCTTGATTCTGAGTCCAAATATGAAAGAACATGATGAGTCTGCTTATTGTCATATAGATAGTTTTTCAGCTATCCATTCTTTGATTTGCCATGGTGATGATACTTCATCGAAAATTAAACTACCTTCAAGAATGCTCAAGGTATTGATTGTTAGGTTGACAGCAACAAAGTTTCCCGGGGAAATATTAGAACTCATTAATCTAAAGTACCTTGAGCTCGGGTGTGTTTTTCGAATTCCGTCTTCAATATCCAGACTCAAGAATCTACAAACCCTTATTTCTCAAGTCGTGCATATAAAATCTATGCCTTCGGAAATTTGGGAAATGTCGCAGTTAAGGCATCTTCTGGTTTTGGGTTTTCACTTGCCTGATATTCCTGATGTTCGTGGAAAGGGGACCATTCTTAAAAATCTCCAGAAACTTTCAGAAATAATCAATTTTAGATCTATGCATGAGGTTTTCACAAGAATCCCAAATCTTAAAAAGCTAAAGATTGCATATGACTGTAATGCTGCTGGCTTCAAATTTAACACTCTGGAGAATCTTGTCTCTTTGCGTGAACTTGAATCATTATGCTGCAAGTTCAATTTTGTGACAAAGGACAATATCTTGGCGAAGCTCGCCTTCCCTCTTTCACTgaaaaaattagttttaaaaGGCTGTCAAATTCCTTGGGATCAAATGACCATCATTGGTGTATTGCCTAATCTCGAAGTTCTCAAATTGAGTAGAGCTACGGTTGGATACTGTTGGGAAACAAATGATGAAGAATTCAAGCAATTGAAATTTCTGTTGATTCATGATTCACATCTAGTGAACTGGAAAACTGAAACGGACCATTTCCCAAGCCTTCAGCACCTCATCCTTTAG
- the LOC140827779 gene encoding uncharacterized protein produces the protein MENQQEELRKKDIGWNYGRMVNPDKISDGILCNFCQKVTKGGITRLKHLAGGFKNTKLCPKAPAIVKQEMKDYFEEKLAQKTIMDSMPHFDDVFDIEEQGDDIDTHGDPSSRGKRPASISSSGNSSMLMPKKPRSLGPINAFFKLDAKNQGGKAPQFNEVQKKLRSDAVQKFARWMYDAGIAFNAVKYDSLKPMIEAIGQYGPGMKPPSYHEVREPLLKEEINHTKLILKQNEEEMAKNGCTLMADGWRDRKGRSLINFLVNTPKGSMFIESVDASSYSHTGEKMFELLDKFVQKVGVNNIVQVVTDSASNNVYAGKKLMDKYPNLYWAPCAAHCLDLIFEDIFKMSDLKRALERAINVNGYIYNRTLLLNMMREFTGQRDLIRPAKTRFATAFLTMRSFQQHKQHLRKMFTSENWSKSKFAKEQTGKQAQKIILMPSFWNSIIYAMKVGGPLLEVLRLVDGEKKPAMGYIYEAMDRAKEKIAKAFGNNEDRYKEVFEIIDNRWQLQLHQDLHAAGYFLNPQFFYSNSEIEQDEEVVTGLYNAISRLTFDAETETKIHTELLKYKQAEGLFGKEVAIKMRNVVSPAAWWNSYGASTPKLQKLAQKILSLTCSSSGCERNWSVFEHLHSKKRNRLEQKRLNDLVFIKYNRALRRRYDSRDTIDPIILTEVDDGNEWLLGRLEDEEPDFVHDGDDLTWQDVADAVGVDESPYTLRKPKGASKATPTSTGSSKAATSKSRGKRPIETSSTLNFIDDDEFDFDEESEEENDAERYAISNEEDGLDLDEEDEDEF, from the exons ATGGAAAACCAACAAGAAGAATTGAGAAAAAAAGATATTGGATGGAACTATGGGAGGATGGTTAATCCGGACAAGATTTCTGATGGAATATTATGCAACTTTTGTCAAAAAGTTACAAAAGGTGGGATAACAAGGCTCAAACATCTTGCTGGAggatttaaaaatacaaaacttTGTCCAAAAGCCCCAGCAATTGTCAAGcaagaaatgaaagattattttgaagaaaagtTAGCCCAAAAAACTATCATGGATTCCATGCCTCACTTTGATGATGTTTTTGATATAGAAGAGCAAGGAGATGATATTGATACACACGGGGATCCATCCTCTCGTGGAAAGCGGCCGGCATCTATTTCTTCCTCGGGCAACTCGTCAATGTTAATGCCCAAAAAACCACGGTCCTTGGGTCCTATAAATGCTTTCTTTAAGCTGGACGCAAAGAATCAAGGTGGTAAAGCACCCCAATTTAATGAAGTTCAGAAAAAGTTGAGGTCTGATGCAGTTCAAAAATTTGCAAGGTGGATGTATGATGCAGGGATCGCATTCAATGCGGTCAAATATGACAGCTTGAAGCCAATGATCGAAGCAATTGGACAATATGGTCCTGGGATGAAACCACCTAGTTACCATGAGGTGAGAGAACCACTTTTAAAGGAGGAGATCAACCACACAAAGCTGATTTTGAAACAAAATGAAGAGGAGATGGCGAAGAATGGTTGTACTTTGATGGCTGATGGGTGGAGAGATAGAAAGGGGAGATCACTTATCAATTTCTTGGTGAATACCCCAAAAGGTAGCATGTTTATTGAATCAGTTGATGCATCTAGCTACTCTCACACGGGTGAGAAGATGTTTGAGTTGCTTGACAAGTTTGTGCAAAAAGTTGGGGTGAATAATATTGTTCAAGTGGTCACTGACAGTGCATCAAATAATGTTTATGCGG GAAAGAAGTTGATGGATAAATATCCAAACTTGTATTGGGCCCCGTGTGCAGCACATTGTTTGGACTTGATTTTTGAGGACATATTCAAAATGTCAGATTTGAAGAGGGCACTTGAGCGGGCAATTAATGTTAATGGATATATTTACAACCGAACTCTGTTGTTGAACATGATGAGAGAGTTCACCGGCCAAAGAGACCTTATCAGGCCAGCTAAAACTCGTTTTGCCACCGCTTTCTTGACTATGAGAAGCTTTCAGCAGCATAAGCAACATTTGAGAAAGATGTTTACTTCAGAAAATTGGAGTAAAAGCAAATTTGCGAAGGAACAGACCGGTAAGCAAGCACAGAAAATTATTTTGATGCCTTCATTTTGGAATTCTATCATTTATGCTATGAAAGTTGGTGGCCCATTGTTGGAGGTACTTCGGTTGGTGGATGGGGAGAAGAAGCCTGCCATGGGTTATatatacgaggcaatggataggGCTAAGGAGAAAATAGCAAAAGCCTTTGGTAATAACGAAGATAGGTACAAAGAGGTTTTTGAGATAATCGACAATAGGTGGCAGTTGCAACTCCATCAAGATTTGCATGCAGCGGGTTATTTCTTGAACCCTCAGTTCTTTTACTCAAACTCTGAGATAGAACAAGATGAGGAAGTAGTTACGGGGTTGTACAATGCAATCAGTAGGTTGACTTTTGATGCTGAGACGGAGACAAAAATACATACAGAGTTGTTAAAATACAAACAAGCCGAAGGTCTTTTTGGGAAGGAAGTTGCAATCAAAATGAGAAATGTTGTATCACCAG CTGCATGGTGGAACTCATATGGAGCTTCGACGCCAAAGTTACAAAAACTTGCCCAAAAGATACTCAGTCTCACTTGTAGCTCCTCTGGTTGCGAGCGCAATTGGAGTGTGTTTGAACAT CTTCATTCCAAGAAAAGGAATAGATTGGAGCAAAAACGACTGAATGATTTGGTgttcatcaaatacaacagaGCTCTGAGGCGTAGATACGATAGTCGTGATACCATCGATCCTATCATATTGACTGAAGTGGATGATGGCAATGAATGGCTGCTAGGGAGACTGGAGGATGAAGAGCCTGACTTTGTTCATGATGGTGATGATTTAACTTGGCAAGATGTTGCAGATGCTGTTGGAGTAGATGAATCTCCTTACACATTGAGGAAACCCAAAGGGGCCTCGAAGGCGACCCCTACATCTACAGGAAGCTCAAAGGCGGCCACATCTAAGTCTAGAGGGAAAAGGCCTATAGAAACATCTTCCACACTGAATTTTATAGATGATGATGAATTTGACTTTGATGAAGAAAGTGAAGAAGAGAATGATGCCGAACGTTATGCAATTTCAAATGAAGAAGATGGTCTCGATCTTGATGAGGAAGATGaagatgaattttaa